From the genome of Methanobacteriales archaeon HGW-Methanobacteriales-1, one region includes:
- a CDS encoding CDP-glycerol--glycerophosphate glycerophosphotransferase has translation MNGNVKEFIKNYIILPGYAFFRKLPIKKDLIIFESNMGRNYSGNPKHIYEEMIRIGLDTELECIWVLEDTNTEIPGNAKKIKRSRLSYYYNMARAKIWVFDTRDPPSIQKRDQGYYIQTWHGTPLKKLGMDMDDVFMAGNMDIIDYKRNLYNDTQKWDFLLSQNEFSTEIFKRAFAFADEGSKFQEIWTYGYPRNDVLSNNNNEKDIKKLKEDLGIPKDKKVLLYAPTWRDNEFHRQSIYKFATALDFDLLKEKLADNYAIIVKYHYLVVENIDWSDYEGFIYTFEADQDISNLYLVSDMLITDYSSVMFDYCILDRPMFFFMYDLESYRDELRGFYFDVLEEIPGPISKKTEELIEDIKNHDFEIYQSKYRAFKDKYVKYDDGKASNRVIDKILELKDTDKNVARKELDKNLSNEN, from the coding sequence ATGAATGGGAATGTTAAAGAATTTATTAAAAATTATATTATTTTACCAGGATATGCTTTTTTCAGGAAATTACCCATAAAAAAGGATTTAATTATCTTTGAAAGTAACATGGGCCGAAATTACAGTGGAAATCCCAAACACATTTATGAAGAGATGATAAGAATTGGTTTGGACACGGAATTGGAATGTATTTGGGTACTGGAAGATACTAATACTGAAATCCCTGGAAATGCTAAAAAAATAAAAAGGAGCAGATTATCTTACTATTATAATATGGCCAGGGCCAAAATATGGGTATTTGATACAAGGGACCCACCATCTATCCAAAAAAGAGATCAAGGTTATTATATACAAACTTGGCATGGAACACCTCTTAAAAAGCTGGGAATGGATATGGATGATGTTTTCATGGCAGGTAATATGGATATAATTGATTACAAGCGTAATTTATATAATGATACTCAAAAATGGGATTTTTTGCTTTCCCAAAATGAATTCTCTACAGAGATATTTAAAAGGGCCTTTGCCTTTGCTGATGAGGGGTCTAAATTCCAGGAGATATGGACTTATGGATACCCTCGAAATGATGTTCTAAGCAATAATAATAACGAAAAGGACATAAAAAAATTAAAAGAAGATTTGGGTATTCCTAAAGATAAAAAAGTATTGCTTTATGCTCCTACTTGGAGAGACAATGAGTTTCACCGTCAAAGCATATATAAATTTGCCACAGCACTAGATTTTGACTTATTAAAGGAAAAACTGGCTGATAATTATGCTATAATTGTCAAATATCACTATCTGGTGGTAGAAAATATCGATTGGTCTGATTATGAAGGTTTTATTTATACGTTTGAAGCAGATCAAGATATATCCAATCTTTATCTGGTTTCAGATATGCTAATCACCGATTATTCATCAGTTATGTTTGATTACTGTATTTTAGATAGGCCCATGTTCTTTTTCATGTATGATTTAGAATCATATCGAGATGAATTAAGAGGATTCTACTTTGATGTGTTAGAAGAGATACCCGGACCAATTTCCAAAAAAACGGAAGAACTAATTGAAGATATAAAAAATCATGATTTTGAAATTTATCAATCTAAATACCGAGCTTTTAAGGACAAATACGTCAAATATGATGATGGTAAAGCTTCTAATAGAGTAATTGATAAGATTTTGGAACTTAAAGACACAGATAAAAATGTAGCTCGCAAAGAACTGGATAAAAATCTATCAAATGAGAATTAG
- a CDS encoding flavoredoxin — MKKSLGPKVFGFPAPVFMVGSYNENAQANVMNAAAAGACCLSPPCVYVSLREATRTYHNIMRNKAFTISIPSQEQVVEADYFGMASGKNVDKFEATGLTPVNSDLVYSPYVNEFSVVMECLLKETVNLGSHTMFIGEVIDLKADEDVTTKINVKSDLELVKVDLEKSKPFIYDLSLRGYYKLGEKIGNGFSDGLKYFKK, encoded by the coding sequence ATGAAAAAAAGTCTAGGCCCTAAGGTATTTGGTTTCCCAGCCCCTGTTTTTATGGTGGGTTCTTATAATGAAAATGCCCAGGCCAATGTAATGAATGCTGCCGCAGCAGGGGCTTGCTGTCTTTCACCACCTTGTGTTTATGTTTCCCTTAGGGAGGCCACTCGCACTTATCATAATATTATGCGAAATAAAGCTTTTACCATTAGTATACCTTCCCAAGAGCAAGTTGTTGAAGCGGATTATTTTGGTATGGCTTCGGGTAAGAATGTGGATAAATTTGAAGCAACTGGTTTAACTCCTGTAAACAGTGATTTGGTATATTCGCCATATGTTAATGAATTTTCAGTGGTCATGGAATGTTTGCTGAAGGAAACGGTTAATTTAGGCTCACACACCATGTTCATTGGAGAAGTTATTGATTTAAAGGCTGATGAGGATGTAACCACGAAAATCAATGTTAAATCTGATCTGGAGCTTGTTAAAGTAGATTTGGAAAAATCTAAACCATTTATTTATGATTTATCTTTAAGGGGTTACTATA
- a CDS encoding DUF2769 domain-containing protein, with protein MSIDFSMENIKKCLCMRCPVQMESQCVNDKEKIMILMTQQDLDSPMRMDEERVPGLYCSTGKAICKDTNAYQICRCNECSVWMGNRLDKKEISKYFCINGKAK; from the coding sequence ATGTCAATTGATTTTAGTATGGAGAATATAAAAAAATGTCTTTGTATGAGATGTCCGGTGCAGATGGAGAGCCAGTGCGTTAATGATAAAGAGAAAATTATGATTCTAATGACTCAGCAAGATCTGGACAGCCCTATGAGGATGGATGAAGAAAGAGTTCCAGGTCTTTATTGTTCCACGGGAAAGGCCATTTGCAAGGATACAAATGCTTATCAGATTTGCAGGTGCAATGAGTGCTCTGTCTGGATGGGGAACAGATTGGATAAAAAAGAGATATCTAAATACTTTTGTATCAATGGAAAGGCCAAATAA
- a CDS encoding NADPH-dependent FMN reductase, protein MKITCIKGSPRKNANSSIIADKLLNQLESPENEIKTFELNKLNYKGCQGCRGCFTRVEKCTINDDLQDVLESVRESDVMVLASPVYYGDITSQAKAFVDRTYSYYVPDFLTNPNPSRLNPGKKMVMILSQGNPDEEAFNDIFPRYSYFFQRHAFNDRFLIRSCGVREEGEVLKREDVLQKVKKVAEDLL, encoded by the coding sequence ATGAAAATAACCTGTATCAAGGGAAGCCCCCGTAAAAATGCTAACAGTTCCATAATTGCTGATAAACTATTAAATCAATTAGAAAGTCCTGAAAATGAAATAAAAACCTTTGAATTGAATAAATTAAATTACAAGGGATGTCAAGGGTGTCGAGGATGCTTTACTCGTGTTGAAAAATGCACCATCAATGATGACCTGCAGGATGTTTTAGAATCTGTCAGAGAATCTGATGTTATGGTGCTGGCCTCTCCGGTGTATTATGGTGATATAACTTCCCAGGCCAAAGCATTTGTGGATAGAACATATTCTTATTATGTACCTGATTTTTTAACTAATCCTAATCCAAGCAGATTAAACCCCGGAAAGAAGATGGTAATGATTTTATCTCAGGGAAATCCTGACGAAGAAGCTTTTAATGATATTTTTCCTAGATACAGCTACTTCTTCCAGAGACATGCCTTTAATGATAGGTTTTTAATTAGATCTTGTGGTGTGAGGGAAGAAGGAGAAGTTTTAAAAAGGGAAGATGTACTGCAAAAGGTCAAGAAAGTTGCCGAAGATCTTTTATAA
- a CDS encoding glycerol-3-phosphate dehydrogenase codes for MSLKVSVIGAGGLGTAIAQLISVNVDYVYLYARRKEVAEEISKTGYNSEYYPNLKLASNIIPITDFNSIRSCDIVFLCVPSSGIRSTLKEVSKHINDDCILVSTAKGIEYPSLKTMSGIIAEYFDRSPVVFSGPNFAFEIALSLFTAANISSNNSKNLDLVKKVLNTDKFNVKINEDIIGTECCGVIKNINAIAYGICEGMNINDNARYAVLTKGFNETKDIIGAMGGKRLTVDDYCGFGDLVLTSTSRESRNHTLGMLYGQRIVVDEKASGILFEGKNSIMAIKELCDKNSVNSVIVNFVYDVMVNLIPPKIAFKKLWNEMD; via the coding sequence ATGAGTTTAAAAGTTTCTGTTATTGGGGCGGGCGGATTAGGAACCGCCATTGCTCAACTTATTTCAGTTAATGTGGATTATGTTTATTTGTATGCTAGACGCAAAGAAGTTGCAGAAGAAATATCTAAAACTGGATATAACAGTGAATATTATCCTAATTTAAAATTAGCTAGTAATATTATTCCCATAACTGATTTTAATTCTATAAGGTCCTGTGATATTGTATTTTTATGTGTTCCATCATCTGGAATTAGATCCACTTTAAAAGAAGTATCTAAACACATAAATGATGATTGTATATTGGTAAGCACAGCTAAAGGGATAGAATATCCTTCATTAAAGACTATGAGTGGAATAATAGCCGAATATTTTGATAGATCCCCTGTAGTTTTTTCTGGACCTAATTTTGCTTTTGAAATTGCCCTTTCACTATTTACTGCAGCAAACATATCTTCTAATAATTCAAAGAATTTAGATTTAGTAAAAAAAGTTTTAAACACAGATAAGTTTAATGTTAAAATTAATGAGGATATCATTGGAACTGAATGCTGTGGAGTAATTAAAAATATAAATGCTATTGCTTATGGTATTTGTGAGGGGATGAATATCAATGATAATGCTCGTTATGCTGTTTTAACTAAAGGATTCAATGAAACTAAGGATATAATTGGGGCCATGGGTGGTAAACGACTGACGGTGGACGATTATTGTGGATTTGGTGATCTGGTATTAACTTCCACATCACGTGAAAGTAGAAATCATACTCTGGGAATGTTATATGGTCAGAGAATAGTTGTTGATGAAAAGGCATCCGGAATACTATTTGAAGGTAAGAACTCCATAATGGCTATCAAAGAGCTTTGTGATAAGAATTCCGTAAACAGTGTCATTGTTAATTTTGTATATGATGTTATGGTAAACCTTATACCTCCTAAAATAGCATTTAAAAAATTATGGAATGAAATGGATTAA
- a CDS encoding CDP-glycerol--glycerophosphate glycerophosphotransferase yields the protein MKAREITKKAIIFIYHIFLKVLPVNNKVIFFESNVGRNYSSNPKYVYEEMVKQGLDKKFKCIWSVEDLSLEIPGNAKKVKRARLWYLYYLAIAKVWVCDTRQPSFLVKRLETTYIQLWHGTPLKRLAMDMDVLSMSEGMELSEYKKLFLENTKTWDYLISQSEYTTKKFQSCFAFEKEILETGFPRNDILFDKNNEESIESLKKNYNLPLDKKIILYAPTWRDDEFYENGIYKFSLQIGLDLLQKELADTYIILIKLHYLVKDSLDWSKYAGFVYECDHLGDIQELYLISNYLITDYSSVMFDYALLRRPMLIYAYDYENYRDNLRGFYFDIFEEFPGPIVTDSYDLIESIKNYDYVEYEEKYNKFLDKFTSFDKGHASGLIVDLILEKAKDSSKGLKEDKKYKEANHG from the coding sequence ATGAAGGCCCGAGAGATCACTAAAAAAGCTATTATTTTTATATATCATATTTTTTTAAAAGTTTTACCGGTGAATAATAAGGTGATCTTCTTTGAGAGTAATGTAGGGAGGAATTATTCCAGTAATCCGAAGTATGTTTATGAAGAAATGGTTAAACAGGGATTGGATAAAAAGTTTAAATGCATATGGTCTGTGGAGGATTTGAGTTTAGAAATCCCTGGGAATGCTAAAAAGGTTAAACGGGCTAGATTATGGTATTTATATTACTTGGCTATAGCTAAAGTATGGGTATGTGATACGAGACAACCTTCTTTCCTAGTTAAAAGGCTAGAAACTACTTATATTCAACTATGGCACGGCACTCCTCTCAAGAGACTGGCCATGGATATGGATGTTCTTTCTATGAGTGAAGGAATGGAATTATCAGAATATAAAAAATTATTTCTTGAAAATACTAAAACCTGGGACTATCTAATTTCACAGAGTGAATACACCACTAAGAAATTCCAGTCTTGCTTTGCATTCGAAAAGGAAATATTAGAAACTGGTTTTCCAAGAAATGACATTTTATTTGATAAAAATAATGAAGAATCAATAGAATCACTTAAAAAAAATTATAATCTTCCTCTGGATAAGAAAATCATATTATATGCACCCACATGGAGGGATGATGAGTTTTATGAGAATGGAATATACAAGTTCTCTTTACAAATAGGCCTGGACCTTTTACAAAAAGAACTAGCTGATACTTATATTATCCTAATTAAACTGCATTATCTGGTTAAAGACTCACTAGATTGGAGTAAATATGCCGGATTTGTATATGAATGCGATCATTTAGGAGACATACAGGAGCTGTATTTAATCTCTAACTATTTAATAACAGACTATTCTTCAGTTATGTTTGATTATGCTTTACTCAGAAGGCCTATGCTAATTTATGCCTATGACTATGAAAATTACCGTGATAATCTGAGAGGGTTCTATTTCGATATATTTGAAGAATTTCCAGGCCCTATAGTTACAGATAGTTATGATTTAATTGAATCTATTAAAAATTATGATTATGTTGAATATGAAGAAAAATACAATAAATTCTTAGATAAGTTCACAAGCTTTGATAAGGGCCATGCTTCAGGTTTGATAGTGGATTTGATTTTAGAAAAGGCTAAAGATTCATCAAAAGGCCTTAAAGAAGATAAAAAATATAAAGAGGCTAATCATGGATAA
- a CDS encoding CDP-glycerol glycerophosphotransferase has protein sequence MKDELIIDYTDDLLLKFKVAKEIKVQDIIVDIFGEKKSFDVIKKDEYYTFNLPNSVFKEGKTGIISFFFSFINKKGQQELTNFAKFKRFRILSSPVKKIADNYIITHQTNNRNFILVVSPNLKDYKLNIDNDLSSINYQGQIVTLSGKLMTYLLPVKKLEMGLEGREFSKFIFPVNYKKIGKYHDTFNLTSELVIDSKIKDDVYDFFIYIHIDGFPEPVKMRFGKTRFIKRRGMKDHVLKYDKETLFISPYLTFSGTNISLRIERIDNNILQSIKHVKPDKNKEIWVIGERPYKAQDTGKAFFEYVRKNHPEKDAYYIIDFDSPEYENVKHLGNVINFKTKEHFETCLKATHFFGSHHIDYLYPLRNKEFLSKIKAKKIFLQHGVLGVKNLNKIYLNQKEQFDTDIFIVSTEREKQIVMEDLEFPEEQVKLTGLSRFDSLFANDLKLKKQVLIIPTWRDWLQNIDLFLESEYFKKYQNLISNKTFLDHCKENEIEIVFYLHPNMQQYSSFFSNHDVKMVLQGEIDVQKLIKESRVMITDYSSVAFDFAFLDKPVIYYQFDQERFLGKEGSHLDLERELPGDIVSNEEDLIKKFQDITQNNFQISSENQKRVNKLLKYKDAKNCERIYNAAQNYKVKLSIAQKIRSAEKYRKGYNFFRRSNFYFPTMKVLYKIFKILPLKERYVFESGVGVQYSDSPRVIYEKLLKIKPDAECIWSYDKTSFIHPLTTKVVKRLSPEYYYYLATSKYWVNNQNFPTYLSKRKKTSYLQTWHGTPLKKMLFDLKEIYGREKGYIKRVEKAKNQWNYLISQNSYATKHFRTAFRYDGPILEEGYPRNDILVNNPEKDLIISKIRNNYSIPSSKKIILYAPTFRDTKKVENKFESDIKIDFAEFNKRFGEEYVLLMRMHVTMNSNIEIPEEYKKSVINVSAYPDIQDLFLMTDILITDYSSVMFDYAVLERPILFYAYDLEEYQNDIRGSYLDYEKEVPGAIVKNQKDLFESIDNIEDIEIKYKSKLSNFKQKYAPLDDGNAAKRIVEKVLLD, from the coding sequence ATGAAAGATGAATTAATTATTGATTATACTGATGATTTATTGCTCAAATTCAAGGTTGCCAAAGAGATTAAAGTCCAAGATATAATTGTTGATATTTTTGGAGAAAAAAAATCCTTTGATGTGATCAAAAAGGATGAATATTATACATTTAATTTACCTAATTCTGTATTTAAAGAAGGTAAAACTGGGATAATTAGCTTCTTTTTTTCTTTTATTAATAAAAAAGGGCAGCAAGAACTTACTAATTTTGCTAAATTTAAAAGATTCCGGATTTTAAGTAGTCCTGTGAAAAAAATTGCAGACAATTATATTATTACACATCAAACAAATAATAGAAACTTTATTCTAGTTGTAAGCCCGAATTTAAAAGATTACAAGCTAAACATTGATAATGATTTATCGTCTATTAATTATCAAGGTCAAATAGTGACCCTGAGCGGGAAACTAATGACTTACTTGCTACCAGTTAAAAAATTGGAAATGGGCCTAGAAGGAAGAGAATTCTCAAAATTTATTTTTCCAGTAAATTATAAAAAAATAGGCAAGTATCATGATACATTTAATCTCACATCAGAGCTGGTAATTGATTCTAAAATAAAAGATGATGTTTATGATTTCTTCATATATATCCATATTGATGGATTTCCAGAGCCAGTTAAAATGCGGTTTGGTAAAACCAGATTTATAAAAAGAAGAGGTATGAAAGATCACGTTCTCAAATATGACAAAGAAACCTTATTTATTTCACCATATCTTACTTTTTCCGGGACAAATATATCATTGCGCATTGAAAGAATTGATAATAACATTCTCCAAAGCATTAAACATGTTAAACCAGATAAAAACAAAGAAATTTGGGTAATTGGAGAGCGACCATATAAGGCACAGGATACTGGAAAGGCATTTTTTGAATATGTTCGAAAGAACCATCCTGAAAAGGACGCATATTATATAATCGATTTTGATTCCCCAGAATATGAAAATGTAAAACATCTCGGAAATGTTATAAATTTTAAAACAAAAGAGCACTTTGAAACATGTTTAAAAGCCACCCATTTCTTTGGTTCACACCATATTGATTACTTGTACCCTCTCCGGAACAAAGAATTCCTGTCTAAAATTAAGGCCAAAAAAATCTTCCTACAGCACGGCGTTTTAGGAGTAAAAAACCTTAATAAAATATATTTGAACCAGAAAGAACAATTTGATACAGATATATTTATTGTAAGTACAGAAAGAGAAAAGCAAATCGTTATGGAAGATTTAGAGTTTCCAGAAGAACAGGTTAAATTAACTGGTTTGTCTAGATTTGATTCATTATTTGCCAATGACCTTAAGCTGAAAAAACAAGTACTTATCATTCCCACCTGGCGGGACTGGCTCCAAAACATAGATCTATTTTTAGAATCAGAGTATTTCAAAAAATATCAAAATTTAATTTCTAATAAAACATTTTTAGATCATTGCAAAGAAAATGAAATAGAAATAGTCTTTTATTTGCACCCTAACATGCAGCAATACAGTTCATTTTTCAGCAATCATGATGTTAAAATGGTCTTGCAGGGTGAAATTGATGTTCAAAAACTAATAAAAGAAAGTAGGGTAATGATTACAGATTACTCCAGTGTTGCTTTTGATTTTGCTTTTTTAGATAAACCCGTGATTTATTATCAATTTGATCAAGAAAGGTTTCTGGGAAAAGAAGGTTCGCATCTGGATTTAGAAAGGGAATTGCCTGGAGATATAGTCAGCAATGAAGAGGATTTGATTAAAAAATTCCAGGATATTACCCAGAATAATTTCCAAATATCTTCTGAAAATCAAAAAAGAGTTAATAAATTATTAAAATATAAAGATGCTAAAAATTGCGAGCGTATTTATAATGCAGCCCAGAATTACAAAGTTAAACTGTCAATAGCTCAAAAAATTAGGTCTGCAGAGAAATATAGGAAAGGTTACAACTTCTTTAGAAGAAGTAATTTTTATTTCCCCACAATGAAGGTGCTTTATAAAATATTCAAGATATTACCTTTAAAAGAAAGATACGTTTTCGAAAGTGGGGTGGGAGTACAATATTCTGATTCTCCTCGAGTGATATATGAAAAATTATTAAAAATTAAACCAGATGCAGAATGTATATGGTCCTATGATAAAACTTCTTTCATTCATCCACTGACCACTAAAGTCGTTAAGCGGTTATCACCAGAGTATTATTATTATTTAGCCACATCAAAGTACTGGGTAAATAACCAAAATTTCCCCACATATCTCAGCAAAAGAAAGAAAACAAGTTATCTACAAACATGGCATGGTACTCCCCTAAAAAAGATGTTATTTGATCTTAAAGAGATATACGGCCGAGAAAAAGGTTACATAAAGCGGGTTGAGAAAGCAAAAAACCAATGGAACTATTTGATTTCACAAAATAGTTACGCCACAAAGCATTTCCGAACTGCATTTAGATATGATGGCCCTATTTTAGAAGAAGGATATCCTCGTAATGATATTTTGGTTAATAATCCTGAAAAAGACTTAATAATTAGTAAAATTAGAAATAACTATTCTATACCTAGTTCTAAAAAAATAATTTTATATGCACCCACATTTCGAGACACCAAGAAAGTTGAGAATAAATTTGAGTCAGATATAAAAATAGATTTTGCAGAATTTAATAAAAGATTTGGTGAAGAATATGTTCTTTTAATGCGTATGCACGTTACTATGAATTCTAATATTGAAATACCTGAAGAATACAAAAAAAGCGTGATAAATGTATCTGCATATCCAGATATACAAGATCTATTTCTAATGACAGACATACTAATCACAGATTATTCATCCGTAATGTTTGATTATGCTGTTTTAGAACGGCCCATATTATTTTATGCTTATGATTTAGAGGAATATCAAAATGATATTCGGGGATCATACTTAGATTATGAAAAAGAAGTTCCCGGCGCGATTGTTAAAAATCAAAAAGATCTATTTGAAAGCATAGACAATATTGAAGATATTGAAATAAAGTATAAATCAAAATTATCCAATTTCAAGCAAAAATATGCTCCACTAGACGATGGTAATGCAGCAAAAAGAATTGTAGAAAAGGTCCTTTTAGACTAA